CCATCCTTTTGCCCGCGGCGGCCTCCACAAAGCGGTACTCATGCTGCGCATCGCGCAGGATCAGCGCGCGCGGGCCCTTGCCATCGCCCCGCACGAACTCGATGCCGCCGATGCCGGGATCGATGGTGACGAAGGACTGGGTGCCGTCCTCGGCCTTGCGCAGGGCCACCTCGCTCTTCCAGTGGTCGAACTGGAAGAACACCTGGCCCTGCTGGCGGCTGACCTTGATGCTGCCCAGCGCCGGGCTGGCATAACGCGCCGCCAGCGTGTCCGCGACGGCCTTGGGCACCGGCATGGTGAGCAGCTCGCGGTTCTTGGCCGCCTCGGCCTTGCGGTTCTCGGCCGCCAGGCGCAGGCGCTCGTCGGCCTCGGGCTTGCCCTCGAACACCAGCTCGAGCAGCTTGCGCAGGAAGGGGCCGCGCAGCAGCACGCCGGAGTCCGAGTTGGTCAGGATGGTGCCGCCGATGCCGAACTCGGGCAGCCAGAACATATTGCTGTGGAAGCCCAGCATGTCGCCGCCATGGCTCACCACGGTGACGCCATCCTGCTTGTTGATGAACAGGCCCATGCCGTAGACGTTGTCCTCGCCCACCATGATCTGCGGCTGGTAGCGCGCCAGCAGGTTCTGCTCGGACACCAGCTGCTGGCCCTCGGGGCTGCGGCCACGGCCCAGCTCCATCAGCACATAGCGGCTGAAGTCGTGCGGGCTGGTCCACACCGCGCCGGCCGGGCGCGCCGGCACGATGGTGTAGTTGAGGTCCATGCGCGCCGGCTGGGTGCGGCCCTGCAGGTCGTCGCCATGCGGCTCGGCATGGTTGCCGCCCAGCGCCTTGGCGTAATCGAAGGTGGTGTTCAGCATGCCCAGGGGCTTGAAGAGGCGCTCGGCCATCAGCCGGTCGTAGGCGGCGCCCACCTCCTGGCCGGGCGCCAGCGCCGCCGCGGCGATATAGCCACCCGCCGCCACCATCAGATTGCTGTACTGGAACACCTCGCCGAACTGGCTGGTGGGCTTCATCACGCTGAGCTGCTCGAAGCTGGTGGTCGGCGCGGCGCGGCCGTCGCCGAACAGCCATTCCAGGTCCTGGCGCGGCAGGCCGGTGCAGGCGCACACCAGGTGCTTGATCAGCACCTGCTTGGTCACCTCCGCGTCGCCCAGCCTGAAGCCCGGGTAGGCCTGGGCGGCGGGCTGATCCCAGCGCAGCTTGCCGGCATCCACCGCCTGGGCCAGCAGGGC
This portion of the Paucibacter sediminis genome encodes:
- a CDS encoding serine hydrolase domain-containing protein, coding for MRPDARLNAPKPLNQLAAAGLALLLSLAPLGAAQAAEAPAAAAAAAAVQTTSAGHTFTPADGFALGREGALLRLTAPEGDAQLAIIDVPQANSAEEAVAQAWALAHPGFKRTLRLATPRPPRSGWEEQRVFDYETSPNERLSVQAIARRAGTAWVVVTLEAADATLEKRGAPIGKMLTSLRPKGYERESFAGRKPKPLDAERIAALQAFVAKGMQQLDIPGVGFSLIDGSKVVFEGGLGVRQLGKPTPVDAHTLFMAASNTKAMTTALLAQAVDAGKLRWDQPAAQAYPGFRLGDAEVTKQVLIKHLVCACTGLPRQDLEWLFGDGRAAPTTSFEQLSVMKPTSQFGEVFQYSNLMVAAGGYIAAAALAPGQEVGAAYDRLMAERLFKPLGMLNTTFDYAKALGGNHAEPHGDDLQGRTQPARMDLNYTIVPARPAGAVWTSPHDFSRYVLMELGRGRSPEGQQLVSEQNLLARYQPQIMVGEDNVYGMGLFINKQDGVTVVSHGGDMLGFHSNMFWLPEFGIGGTILTNSDSGVLLRGPFLRKLLELVFEGKPEADERLRLAAENRKAEAAKNRELLTMPVPKAVADTLAARYASPALGSIKVSRQQGQVFFQFDHWKSEVALRKAEDGTQSFVTIDPGIGGIEFVRGDGKGPRALILRDAQHEYRFVEAAAGKRMAAAKP